From the Perca fluviatilis chromosome 11, GENO_Pfluv_1.0, whole genome shotgun sequence genome, the window acaaaaagtCAATGTGTAATCGTGTTGAATAAATGTTTTCCACAATCGAGCAAAATCTAATATTTAAATCTTGAATGTTACTTTGGTAATCAAACGCTAAACGAAGAACACAGAAGAGCTCAGAGAGCCCAGGGTGTGGCCCCTAGAGGCCACACTGCTGCTTACGGCCCCGCAGAGCGTATAGCATGCTCAATTAATCAGTCATGGCTCGGTTTTTCTTACCTTAGGGATGCAGGACGCGTTGAGATGCTTCATTTGCTCTGCAAGGTGATCAACCTCTTTACTTTTATATTTGACACTGTTTCTCAGGACTTCCAACTCTCCGTTAAGCTTCATCTTGTCTATCAGgagtctctccttctcctcgtcGTGTTTCCGCTGAAGCTTGTCCAAGTTCTGTCCGTGCTGCAGGATCAGGCCTGTGCGGTTCGTGGTACACCAGCGGTAGTCGTCAGACAGTCGCCAGTTCTCTGCCTTCAGACGGCTGCTTTCTGCCTGGATGGCTGACACCTGTCCTCCCACACTATCCAGGTAACGCTGGAACTTGTCCTCCACTTCCATGGACAGGCTGGTGCAATTGGTGCGGATCTGCTCCAGGTGGTCCCTCTGTTTGGGACAGGTGAGCTGGAAGGCGATGTGTGAAGGGAAGAGGGAACTTATCTTCTCTAGGAAAGCCTTGGAGACATTGGAAATGCCACTCAAGGACTGGGCAAAGTCATCTTTGCATTTTCGCCTAAAGAACTCCACCTCCTTTTCATGCGTAGCTTTGTCCCTCCGCAGACGGATGGCCTCCAAGCTAATGGTATCTCTCTCTTTGGCGGTCTGGTCCATTTCCATCCTCATCCTCTGCGTTGTTTGTGTGAAGTTGGACTCCACAAGGTCAAGCCTGGCTTTCAGTCGTTCACTCAGCAGCCCACAGTTGCAGTTATCAGTCATTTGAACTGCATagaaaaaacaataacagaagagaACAGAAGTAGacagatctatctatctatctatctatctatctatctatctatctatctatctatctatctatctatctatctatctatctatgtggCAGGTTTTTGAACTGCAGGTGAGAAAAAGGGataatgggccctatcttgcactcagcacaattgcctttgtacaccgacgcatgtatcagtcccattttgcacccgacgcacagcggacttttccctccacagacgcacgtcggtaaattagggaatgtatttgcgctcccgggggcggttcagcgaaaagaggaggcatgttccggcgcaaacgttccctggtgctatttttcggcttcagaaaacaattccgccactgaccaggaaaaacctggtctaaagtcagtagcgcgttattcagatgctattttaggggcgcatgcttggccataatgtagcgtgtgcacagcgcacatacactttgcttctctcatctaaactgacgcagcagttcccatttttgcaaaccatacataattataaagaaaaatattactgaaaatgtgcttcaggtgtttggataggtcaggaggcactttacagtacagtcctcaaaaagtcgcagcattctttgtggcttgttgtgttttacacaacatttccatgaatcatggatgtgttgatgacataaataggaaaatattagaggacttaaggagacgtgatgttgaactacggtgggattggacactccggcgggatctgctccgggagtggcaatgcgcgatgcactcctgatggagcgggtggacggagatggagtggggggaggaagttaggggcacaacaggagcaggtggtgcgtttggatgcccatgctccatggctgcagcaatcctctccagacttgagaagatgcgcccgagaggccgcagcaacatcgccacccggtcaagacgggcatttattactttgccgcatctcggacagctcccgctggcgtgtgccaggcaaatccgccgtcataatagcaatctgccatggaacaagcacacctgctcttaaagggaatgtgagatgacgctctgattggttattttcacattacgcccaaaccacacctagttacttcagaccaacccattttagatttgcgtcaggcgcaagagtcatttatcccgccggtataatagcaagagtgcccgagatccgcccacaaaactacttgcgttttgcgtttcatacttgcgtttcagatcgttaaaatagggcccaataGCTCATACGTCTCATTTAagtatttgattatttttgggATTGCAATGAAGAAATGTCATACTTACATGTGGTTGGGCATCGGGCGGTGTTCTTGTAATAGAATGCCTCTCTCTGGCACTCTTGCTGTTCATATCAGTGAAAGAAAAGATGTTTTAGGGATTTGTTCTAGACCAGTTGGAAATGTAGACAAACAAGAAAAACTATTTAGAATGTACTGTTTACCTTAGTCATTATTAACCAaaattattatgtttttaatgtcTTACAAATACTCTGACATGAGGGTTCAACACTTAAATGCTAcatgtaataattataataaaaaaataatctgttggGTTGCCTCTTGTTCTGAAAACTATAAAGGAATATCTCaaaaactacattttacaatcctatttattgaaataaaaataaaattacatttagaCAGTAATTAGTGGTGCTGAGGCTCAACTTGACTAAAGCATTGCAGGTATATTGATAGCTATTTTCCTTTCATCTGTAACTTAGCTTTCATTGACGCAAACACATCAACACCTTATTTCTATGGCTGTTGAAAGGCTACGAGTTCAATTCCAAATAAGACGTCAAAGTTAAATCACAAAAGGTAAAATACTCCAGACAGTAATTTGCATATAGGATATAATCAAAAGTTTCTCACCAGCTTTTTGTCGATATCTTGGATAAAAACCACTGAGATGTTTGAGTAGTAGCGGAGTTTGGCCAGGTCCCAGTCGTTGCGGGCCTTCTCTGTCATGGTGGCGTTGAGTAAGTTGGTCAGGTTCTTCCTCTGCAGCCTCAGGGCCACATTCTCTATGGAGAGCCGGCTGAAGCTCTCCTCCAGGTCCTGGATGCGTGTTGTGGACGCCGAGTCCTGCGTCTTACCGTAGACCAGGAAGAGCACGAGGCTAACTATGATCAGAGACTGAATGAGCGAAGAGAAGAAGAATACAATGCGCATGTAGTAGCCGCAGCCCTTGCCCTTTGAGCGGTGCTGCATCTTCTTCTGTGCATGCGGGCTGGACTTGGACACCCTGCTGTACATGGATGCGGATGGCTAAAGGAGGCTAAGAGAGAAGTGGCTCAAGGATTACCACGAGTGGCCAGCCAAGTTCAAACAAGGCTCATCTCAGGTGCCTACTCAGCACTCTGCAAGCCAAATGAACAATAACACAATGCCGAGTTATTTCAGACCAGTCGGTGGATTTCACAGTCCATCTCGTGCAAAGCTTGCGCCCCTTCCTCTGACAAAGCCAAACACACTTACAGACATGGACCAGACGTTTCCTCTCAGCGGTGTTGATAGCATGAGAATTGATCAGATTGGGAGTGAGGTGTAAACATGCATAGGAATTTATAAACTCTTCTGGCTACACACTCCCCATGATGGGAGGTCATCCTGGCCTCAGTCCCCTCCCTCCATGGGCCCTCTGCCCCTCCCTACGCAGAGgttatacacacagagacacagagagagagagagacacacattcacagacacagagagagagagacacacgcacacacacacacacacacacacacaaacaaacaaacaaacacacacacacacagcatgtatGTAGAGTATGAGCCGTGT encodes:
- the plvapa gene encoding plasmalemma vesicle associated protein a — encoded protein: MYSRVSKSSPHAQKKMQHRSKGKGCGYYMRIVFFFSSLIQSLIIVSLVLFLVYGKTQDSASTTRIQDLEESFSRLSIENVALRLQRKNLTNLLNATMTEKARNDWDLAKLRYYSNISVVFIQDIDKKLQECQREAFYYKNTARCPTTFQMTDNCNCGLLSERLKARLDLVESNFTQTTQRMRMEMDQTAKERDTISLEAIRLRRDKATHEKEVEFFRRKCKDDFAQSLSGISNVSKAFLEKISSLFPSHIAFQLTCPKQRDHLEQIRTNCTSLSMEVEDKFQRYLDSVGGQVSAIQAESSRLKAENWRLSDDYRWCTTNRTGLILQHGQNLDKLQRKHDEEKERLLIDKMKLNGELEVLRNSVKYKSKEVDHLAEQMKHLNASCIPKTGFGAGGSRSGTQPQPGWGIGGGSSSASSSSSIGGQPSRTGSGGLSSSIGSLGSPFNKPVSNGAGSSSSSVLSSGSGSSLGSPFNKPVLNGAGSSSSSVLSSGSGSSLGSPFNKPGSNGAGSSSSSVLSSGSGSSTGSGFNRLGQGSIGAGSSSSSVLSSGSGSSTGSGFNRLGQGSIGAGSSSSSVLSPGSGSSTGSGFNTGGGYPSFGSASNPNLSPSGTGSNNPAQSGRGSPTFGSSSGSSGKSLGLGSNPFGSSSGSSSGSSSGSSSGSSSGSSSGSSSGSSSGATGATSKSGSANNPFTWFGMGNSGQSKPGSGTGKAPSTGNSYGGTGSSFGAGRTSGSVTQHLKDLQRLINPPGPEEKQDLSRMMG